The segment CTGATGAAAACTGATCCAAACCCAGAGGCGGTAACTCCTCTTGTTGGCTGAACACAGGTGGGTCCACAGGAGGGACTTTCATATTTGGTAGAAACGGCATCGGTGGCATGGAAAATAGGTCTTGCATAGAATGACCACTTCCTTCAAATCTTTTCCTCAGAGAAAGATTAGCCATGATTTCCTGATGCGAAGTTCCCATGTTTCTCTGCTGAAATGGAAATCGAGGAAGCAGCTTATCATCAAATGGTAGGTTAAGTAGCGGAAACTTCTCCTGGAACTCAGCCAAAGCAGCACCAGAACTTCGGGGACGCTCAAAATCCCCTGACGGAGGAAACTGCAATGTGCATATAAGATTTAACACAGATATAAGTATACGTTTATTTTTTATGCGTGTGTGTATGGGAAGTAGATGTGTTAGGAGGTAGAGGAGAGAGGGAAATACCGGACGAACTGGAAGCCAACCATCCATATTACTAAGAGGCTGCTGAGAAGGTTCCTCCTTTACATTATGTGGTTTTAGATTACCCATAGAAGGCTCCTGGTTGTTTACTTCCCTCTCAACCGAACCCGATCTTTGGGGTAGACTGAAAGGAAAATGAGGTCCTGGTATGGTCCTGTTCTGTCTACTACTTGGACGAGAATAATTTCTCCGGGAGGGTTCTGGTTGCGTAAAATTAGGAGCACACAGTCCAAGAACCGGCAGGTTGTTTGGGGGTAAAGATGGTGGACATTCTGCGCCATTAAGATGTTGACTTGGAAGATCTGGTGTAGGATCTGAAGAACCGTCTAGCCTTAGCGGTCTGGATTTTCTTTTCTGTGCATCACATTGTTGGCTATCGTCCACGTCCATCATTACAGGGCTTTCTTCGTCTTGATTAGCTGCTTCAGTTACCTGATCCACATTGCCATTAGGAATTGAGTCTTCAACAGCATTCCTTTTTGCAAGCCGATTTTTTTGCCTTTCTCGCAGCTTTGTGCTGTTTTGCAGAAAACAAAGATACCGTTATTCCAGATCTTGAAAAAAAGCATGAAAAGGAGTTACAGAGCAGCAACTTAATATGAAAAATCCAATATCCTCTAAACAAATTATACGCAAATTGATACTGCTACAGAATCTTATTTCATCTTCCCATCAGGAGAAATCAGAATCTCAGTCTATGCAAAAAAATATCTGGAAAGGAGGCATGATTTTATCTAAAACTTGCAAATGGAGCAAAATTTTACAATTCACTATTATCAACCTAGCAAATGGCAAACAACCAATAGATTTAGAACTTAAACTTACAACTTGTCTTTTAGGGCTCGGCCTGCAGGTGTATATTCCTTTTTAAGTTCTGGTTCTTTCTCATCTTCACCGCCATCCTGCAATAGTTATATGATAGGAAAACTAGTAACTGACATGGCAAAGGTATTCATAGCCACAAAAAGATGCTCTTGTCTGTAGAGTAAAACCGTTACCTCGACTACAGCTCCACTGGTATTTGGGGCATATGCTTCCCTGTATGAAACAGCCTTTCTCAAACGTTTTCCTCTACCAAGCGTTGCTTCTTCCTCGCTCTGATATCTCTTCCATCTATAAGTACAATTGTCAGTATGAAAATCAGCAAATAAGTAATAACAAGTAGTGAAAGCAAGAACATAAGCTGCGAATTTCGTTTAGACTGAAGCAAATAAACATAGGCAAGTAGCTGAACTAAGAGTAAGAGGGAAGCCGAACCTCATACGCAGAAGCCTGTCCCAGTCATTTTCTTCCGTAAAAGTAACTACATCATCATCTTTCCTTTCTGAACTATGTTCATCAGTATCATCAGCCACCAGAGGAGGTGATTCGGCTCCAACTTGTTCTTCAGCTGTTTCCTCATTCCATTCCACAGGCTGATTAAGAAGAAATATATAAACCATCGACAACAGAAGCAATATAATTATCATTGTGGACAAAAAACATAATAACGAATTCAACTATGTATCTTAAAGCAACCAAAAGTATTCTTCAGGTAAAACAATGGTCATTTCAGTTAATAAGCTACCAATTTCAGATGGAATTTTTTCTGCAACATGAGcacaaaattcaaaagaaaatctTGCATCTAGAAACCATATTATAGCAGTGCATATGAACATGTCATTTAGCAAGACAAAACATGATTTCTCACCTTTACGGAGCCGAGCATATCATTCTCCAACTCGGTATCAGCGCCATCTGTGGAGGGTGATTGAATATTTGTCCGATCAAGCAGCTTCATTATTGCAGTCTCGTCCCAAACAATCTTCCCATTTCCATCTGTACATTTGTCCTGGTAAACATCTCCGAGGCCACCACCCTTTTTCCGGCTCTTGCTTTCTAAATCCATGATTACATCTAAGTTGCCATTACTTTCAGATGTATCTTTCTTGTTCGCACCAGCAGAGTCATTGAAAAGTTCTTCAGTCCCCCAGCGCAGGATATCTTCAAATTCCTTCTGAGATCCGGACTTGTTTACAAATAGCTGATCGAGCATCAATTTCTTCTTGGCCAGCTGCAGAATACGCTCTTCTACACTGGCACGGACGACAAGTCTATAAACCAGAAGTTGTTTGGATTGTCCAATTCGATGAGCTCTATTCATGGCTTGAATATCAGCATGGGGGTTGAAATCAGAGTCATAGATAATGACAGTATCAGCTGTCGCCAGATTGATACCAAGACCACATGCACGTGTAGATAACAGAAAAACAAACCGATTTTTGTCTTGGTTGAAACGTGCAATAGCTGCTTGACGATCAGCAACAGCAACAGAACCATCCACCCTTTCAAATGTTTTAGGCCCAAATTCTACATTCAAGTAGTCCTCCAGAATGTCTAAAAGCTTTGTCATCTGTGAAAATATCAGAACTCTGTGGCCTTCCTTATGAAGCACCTTGAGCATGGAGTGCAACAGAGTCAACTTAGCTGATGCTTTTATTCTCATATCATGAAGAAACTCCAAAGACCCAGACTCAGGCTCCGTGCCTGGTATCAGATATGGGTGATTGCACACCTTTCTCAACTGCATCACTATGTTCAACATTGATTGTTGTGCTACCCCTTTCCCGATATTTCGTAGTATCTGATAGTTCTTAGTTAACATTGCACGATAATATTCAGCCTGGATTGATGACAACTCAACAGGGACCATCCTCTCTGTCTTTGGAGGAATATTCTGCATGGCATCTTTTTTAAGCCGTCGAAGCATATGAGGAGCAACAAGTTTCTTCAGTTCCTCTACTTTCTCAGCACTTGTCAGATCATGAAACTTCTCCTCAAAAGAAGACAAAGAAGGGAATGAAGATGGTTGCAAGAAGTTGAGCAGATTATACATCTCACCAATGTTATTTTGAAGAGGGGTCCCAGTCAAAAGTACACGGTGTTGAAAAGAGAATGTGTTGAGCAAGCTAAACAGCTTACTTTCTGAATTCTTTAGACGATGCCCTTCATCAACCACAAGAACTTCCCATGGAACTCCACGCAAATGAGATGAGTCGGCCAGAACCATTTCATAAGTAGTTAAGAGGACATTAAATTTGTAGGGCTTCATCTTCTTGGTCGTCTCAGTAGAGCTCTTAGCATGCCACTCAAACTCTCGAATTATGGCTCTGGCTTTTGCGCCACCGTGATATTCCACAACATTAAGGAGTGGAGCCCAAAGAGAAAACTCGGATAGCCAGTTCGGCATTGTTGAAAGTggaaccaaaaccaaacaagGTCTTGCAACtccaaattcaaaataaagTGAGGAGAGAAACGCACTGGCGGACACTGTTTTTCCAAGCCCCATCTCATCAGCAAGTATTACATTTTTCGATTTATGCCAGCATCTACGCAACCAATTCAGGGCCTCAAGCTGATGCGGAAATAGGGCGCCTCCCCTGAGTTCTGAAGGCTGTTCTGTGAGGGTAATGACTTCACTTTGCTGACCTTCACCTCTTGTCCTTGGGGAAATACCCTTACTTATATCCCTTTCCAATGTCTTCCGCTCATACTTCTGAAAGAGATCCATCAAATGGGGTGATTCCTTAATAATAGGCTCCTCCAAGCTCTCCCATGTGCATTCATCATAAGCTAGACCAGTCCATTTTACATAAGCTTCTTGATGACCTTCTTTTGAAACCCGGAGAGCAATTATTCGCTGAGGCTGCTTCCATTTATCTTCACAGATATTTATAACAGCTGTTCCGTACTTTGATTTGtagttttctagttttcttctAGCGAGACTTTTGAGGTCCGCCTCAGAAATCCAACTGTTATGGATATTAGATTTTCCCACCCATTTAACAAGAAACTCATATGAAACAGTTTCTCCAATAAGATCTGCAGCTTTAGCGGCAACAGGCTCCTCAACTTCTTCCCCTGCCACAGGGATCTTTCCCCCCATTTCGTGATGTGCATCAACAGAGACAGGTGCTTCACTAGCTTTTTTATCTTCATTATCCACATGTCTACTAACTGTGGCATCAAAAGTGTCTTCTGAAACCATATCTTCTTTCTCATCAACCAAACACTCAGTACCTACAGCAGATTCATCCATATCTCTATCCTTCAGACGTGAATTTCTGGAACTTTTACCTGTCTCAGAAGAGGAATCTGTTCTGTCCTCGGTAACCACTGTATCAGCATTAGTATCTTTCACTGTGCTATCTCGCTGGTCATTATCTTGTAAATTATCAGAACATAAGTCATCTGAAAGAGCACCATACAGCGAGGTCTTATTAGGATCTTGGACTCGGCATCCTAAAACACGATCCACCTGATAGGAaccacaaacaaaaagaaatcaaTATTAACAACCATGAGTAACACAGCAAGAAAATTTCTGATGGCAGTGACACAAGGATTGATTACCTGTAGATTTGTAGGAGGAATAGAGTTTTTGACATCCAAATAACTAGAAGATTTATCTGCGTCACGTATTGCACGACGTTCCTCCTTGGAAAGCTTCTGCATTATTAACACATATAATTGGATAAGAACATATACTAAATGAAAAAGATGATACAAGATCAACTGCGAAAAAAATGTAGCCAATAAGACAATTAAACAAGGTTCGTTAGATATCTCAACTGTATTTAAAATTGCTTTTAAGAATCCTAATGAATATACGACAAACTATTTCCAGTTGAAAAGAGATGGGCATGGAGACTAAAAAATATACAGATGTTAAAAAATGTTAAGCAGAACAAAAATGTCACGCTGATTAATAAGAAACTAGAATAATTATTCACAAGAGCACAATCTCCAGGACAGAACAGGAACATTATGTGCAGTATTGACCCAAGATACACTAATGCACAAGATATTCAACATTAAATACAGAAGGTCAGACAACAATTCTGAATTCGTAAACTTTATTAACGATATCTGATCTACGATCTCTAAAAATGTGATATCTTTTATGCTACAACACACTAGAGACAAACGCGTGGATGCAACATTTTAAGGTTTAATATATTCCCCAATATAAACACAGAAAGAATGTCTACAGAACGTACGATAATTAAGAAAACATACCTTCACTTTCTCTGGTACTTCCACCTTGGACTGAGTTTTGGACAAAGATTTTAAAGTCACtcgatttttctttttcttcttcttcttcgaagaCTCCGATGTTTTGGTTTTCGGAGAACCCACTTTGGACAAACTTTTCTTTGTACGTTTCTTGTCAGCCTTGCACTCTTTAACAGTTTCCCCATCATTAGGTTCACGCTTCCGTTTTTTCCTTTTACCTTTTCCAGTCTCTGCTTCACCAATCGTATCGTTTACCACCATCTCACTGCAAGCATGTGGAACTCTCTCCACGGGTGCTTCATGACTTTTTCCGGTATTTGATAGTTTAGATTCGGGGAGATCTTCGGAGGAGGGCGGATATGCAGTGGGTATGACAGGTGAATCGGGTTGGTCATCCGCAGATACATGACCAAGCTCAGCAGAACACCCATCCATCACTTCCTTTCCTATGGATTTGCTCTCCCCAGCCGAAATACTTTTTCCTTTCTCTGAAGATGGTTCTCCAGAAACAAGAGAACTGCAATATATCTGTGAAGCTCTCTCGCTCTTTGGCCTGTCTTGTGAATTTCTTTTCGAGGTTTTTGTTCTTGCCCGCTTTGAAATGGCATCTAGACGTGTGGTAGGCTTTAGCGCACCGCTGTCTGGAGAACACTTTGGGCAGATCCACTTGCCATTTGGAATCCGCTAGAGGGAAAGAGATAAGGAGTAAGATAAGTTTTCCCAATTTGAGTATAGCGAATCTACGTCTACCATTCCGGAATGACAAATATACAGAAGGAAAATAGCTTTACCTTAAGAGGAGGAGTGAGGCAATCGGTATGATAGGTCCGAGGACAACTATCACAGCACAGCAAATCACCACCAAGGTCACAGATCACACATTCAAAATAATTCTGTaaccagcaaaaaaaaaaggaagtcaTTACTAGAACAACAAGCATATATAAAATACAGAGAAAATCTGAAACAAAACACTAGTAAGGGAAAATGAGGTTACCCCGTCATGTCCCTTCCTTTTAGAGGAATTTCCTTCAGGAGTCAAATCAACGCTAGGCTGCTGATTAGTTAGCTTATCAGAAGAAGTGTGTTCCGGAGAACCAAAAGCCAAAGAATTATTTTCAGGAAGGGACTGTCCCTTTCTTTTCGAGGTCCGTTCAGGAGTTGGACCAGCCTTAAGCTGATGCTTAGTTGGTTTATCAGGAGAATCAATAGCCGCCGCAGAAGAATCCTCTTTTTGGTCTAACGAATCCAGAATAGACGGAAGCTTTCTTCGTTTCTGCTTCATGACCCAATCTCTATCAAGCATTTCACTGCCAGAATCTGTCATATTCTACCTGTGGTTTCATAGCATCTGCCTCACATAGTAATGGACAGACCTTCATGAAGAACTTTGCTTCCACACTataattacaaagaaaaaaaaacaaaaatgttagTCTAagatcaagagagagagagactgaaacaaaaaaatagtgcCAAGGTAAAACAGAGTATCACTCAAATTAGTAttcatataaaatgaaaaatgaagaGCTGAACTCTTTCCTGATTCAAAAGGTTGTGCACATCAAACAGAAATAAAGAAGCTAAGAAAACTAAATGATATACGCACTAAACACGTTAGTGGTAGATTATAACATTATTTAACATACTCAATTACAACGGGTCATCATTAAAGATCGAAAACACAAACCTAGTAACGAATCTAAACATAGTTAAACGACTTGATCCCTCACTACTCAAAATGGCAATCACATTAAAGAGATCAAGCCAACCAAAATCACTGGAGAAAAAAAAGGTGAAGCAAAGCAAGTCACGAGCATCCTACGACACACATTGGCACAAACCAAAAGGGTTCATTGATGATAAACCCCAATTAAACCATAACCTCAGCAAATCAACATCGGAAAAATCACGGAATTGAAATCAACGACGAGGAGAAAAGAGCTTACGAATCTCGAATCGGGGGTGATAAGAAGTTAATTCAGATGATCGAAGGGCGACGGAAGCTAGGGATTGAGGTCGCGGAGAGGAAAGGGGGCGCTTCTAGGGCACGGCCTCgacaatagagagagagagagagagagagaggttgcGATACGAAAGGAAAGGAAAGATAGAGACGCGACACGCGAAACGATAaataagtagagagagagagaaagtctagagagagagagaggaaggggGGCCACATGATTCGGATTCGCCGGGCTCATAGGGGAACGGACTCTGACATGGCACGCACCTCACACGAGACACAACCGGAGACCTCACTGTCACCTATCTACACGCCACGTgtccctctctctctttttttttttctcttttgctTTCTTCGTCCGTGTTTTGGTGTCACTACTGTGCAATCGGGTCCAAGTGAGCCAGCCATGGATCATTCTTTCCTTTACTTTTTTCAAAGTTGTTCACTAGAGATCTTCGGTTTCTACTTTTGatgttttagtgtttttaaaCTGTTTTTCGGTTTGTAGCTTGTTTATAGTTAAATTCGTTTTTTAGATACGACGAGctttatcttttatatattgattacattactttttaattaaataatgttCAAAATGAAATCTTCTGTTTTTAATACGCCGCCGAAAACCATTCCCTAGAATCATTTTAACtagaattcaaaaaaaaatcgttgGTAAATTTTTTCCGTTATCGTCTTTATTCTGGAAATAAAAAGAGTTAATGACAAATGTAAAATGGACCATCAGGTTTTTTGGGCTGCTTAGGTTACCTGTGTTGACCGTCATTTGGGACCCATTTTGAGGCCTTTGAAAGTTAGAACTGTCATATAAAatcttttttcttataaatatacaGTGATTTTTACTTTGTTGgagaaaaaactaattttattcgAACTGGGTGTTCTGTTTTGCATCTTGAGTATGAAAACTTATGACATAGTTTGATAGTCCAGTTGGTCGTTTTgtgataattaattataataatatttcacatATAAGTATAATTAGTTTTTTCTCTTTTGGttatttcacatatattaattagaataatattttacataataattaaaaatattatagatatatatatatatatatgaaatttaatGAGAAAATGTATAAGAGgaaataaaatatcaatatattcAAGAAGCACATGTATATGACCAGAAATAATTAATAGTTTGTGTGTTTAAGATACTTCATTCTACTTATTATCATAATTGAAGTAAAACAAACCttgaataatgttttaaaattatatatgcaTGAAAATTTTTTTGATGGTAGGATAAGTATATAATCTGAAATAAGAATAACAAACCATAAATTGTGAAAATTAACTTCATTTTAGAATGAGAGTAAACTAAACATTTTCAAATGctcatttaaaatttaagatgtTTTATATTGCTCACTAACCCGTAGTACTAATTTTCTAATAATTATGCATTACGAACGAGATATGCAGTATGTATGAAGCCACATGGATAAAAAACAATGAGAAATACggttaaataaaatcaaaaaaaaacacacacacacattaaAGAACTTAAGATGCGGAAGTGTTTCCATTAAAcaaatcttctctattaaaagagaagtaccatttttatctaccataaaaaaatcatactaaTTTTATTAGATCCattttattaattacatttatttaattatttacattaatctattaaatatataaagatattaataataaataaattttaactgtaaatttaaattttatctttatttataacaaaatgttgttgaaaaaatctaacaaaatcattttaaaaatttaaaatattttatttaaattaataccattgattaatttcgtaattaataatatatactattatacattaatttaaataatattttactataaaaaaaaataaaagtgtatgctatttttcaaattttataattatattctatatttttttattaaaagaaataccataaaaattCATACTAGATCTATATcatcaattacatctatttgattatttaagttaatatatttaatatataacatttctaaaaaatcttataaattatatagatattaataaataaattttaactgtaaatttaaattttatttttacttataacaaaatatgttggaaaaaatctaacaaaatcttaataaaattttaaaatatttttaaattaatgcagcgattgatttcataattaataataaagtattattatactctatttagttataaaattccacaatatactaaaataaataacatagaaatataaattatgctaagaaaatatcagttctataataactaaataaaattttaaaatgtgttgtattcagtctgtaaaaattaggaaaaaataaaagagattcTCAATTTGCttatttcatactatgaatttattttaccaaacttgaaaatatattaatatataataacaattaataataaagtaaaatgtataaaacaaatcattatacattaataatatcgaataagaaacataactaataacattatagatttacacaatatataacactaaaatgtaaattatatctttgaaagttttgcgaaggtatctgttatatatttataaaataaatatctccccgcacggatgtgcgggtgAAAAATCTAGTAACAATTATAGGAATGAATGATAATAATTAAATAGATCACTTTCACAAAACATGTTTGAGAGCAAACAAAACCCAAAATATGTCAATCTCAAATTTAAGATTAGGTAAATATAATTTTCCGCAAGCGCGGATAAACCTctgttaaaataataaattaaccaAGTTTTTTACTTGATTTTTAGGACAGGATTATCGGAGGAGGGGAAAGGAGGTGCTTAGTGGGTTTCTTAAGAAGGGGTCCACAAAAAAGCAAAAACCGGTTGCAGAATAGCCAGAATAAAAACCGTTATTCGATGGTTTCTTGCAATGTTCGCATGCCCCACTGATACGTGGCGGTCTGCGATTgattggtttttaatttttttttattcagacaaaaaaaagacCATTTGGGTTTCACCTTTAATCATGGTCTTATCATTCTTGTAAACATCGCGAGCTTCTCTAAACTTGAGAATTCGCTTCCTTTGTTGCTAGTGAAGTTCCTGGACTGATTCTGGCAAGTGGCGGATGTATGCTCCACTCAAAATCTTATAACCCATGCTATTTTCTTAAGCTTTAGATTATCCCCCCATGACAAATATTGGATTGA is part of the Brassica rapa cultivar Chiifu-401-42 chromosome A09, CAAS_Brap_v3.01, whole genome shotgun sequence genome and harbors:
- the LOC103839156 gene encoding protein CHROMATIN REMODELING 4 isoform X2, with the protein product MTDSGSEMLDRDWVMKQKRRKLPSILDSLDQKEDSSAAAIDSPDKPTKHQLKAGPTPERTSKRKGQSLPENNSLAFGSPEHTSSDKLTNQQPSVDLTPEGNSSKRKGHDGNYFECVICDLGGDLLCCDSCPRTYHTDCLTPPLKIPNGKWICPKCSPDSGALKPTTRLDAISKRARTKTSKRNSQDRPKSERASQIYCSSLVSGEPSSEKGKSISAGESKSIGKEVMDGCSAELGHVSADDQPDSPVIPTAYPPSSEDLPESKLSNTGKSHEAPVERVPHACSEMVVNDTIGEAETGKGKRKKRKREPNDGETVKECKADKKRTKKSLSKVGSPKTKTSESSKKKKKKKNRVTLKSLSKTQSKVEVPEKVKKLSKEERRAIRDADKSSSYLDVKNSIPPTNLQVDRVLGCRVQDPNKTSLYGALSDDLCSDNLQDNDQRDSTVKDTNADTVVTEDRTDSSSETGKSSRNSRLKDRDMDESAVGTECLVDEKEDMVSEDTFDATVSRHVDNEDKKASEAPVSVDAHHEMGGKIPVAGEEVEEPVAAKAADLIGETVSYEFLVKWVGKSNIHNSWISEADLKSLARRKLENYKSKYGTAVINICEDKWKQPQRIIALRVSKEGHQEAYVKWTGLAYDECTWESLEEPIIKESPHLMDLFQKYERKTLERDISKGISPRTRGEGQQSEVITLTEQPSELRGGALFPHQLEALNWLRRCWHKSKNVILADEMGLGKTVSASAFLSSLYFEFGVARPCLVLVPLSTMPNWLSEFSLWAPLLNVVEYHGGAKARAIIREFEWHAKSSTETTKKMKPYKFNVLLTTYEMVLADSSHLRGVPWEVLVVDEGHRLKNSESKLFSLLNTFSFQHRVLLTGTPLQNNIGEMYNLLNFLQPSSFPSLSSFEEKFHDLTSAEKVEELKKLVAPHMLRRLKKDAMQNIPPKTERMVPVELSSIQAEYYRAMLTKNYQILRNIGKGVAQQSMLNIVMQLRKVCNHPYLIPGTEPESGSLEFLHDMRIKASAKLTLLHSMLKVLHKEGHRVLIFSQMTKLLDILEDYLNVEFGPKTFERVDGSVAVADRQAAIARFNQDKNRFVFLLSTRACGLGINLATADTVIIYDSDFNPHADIQAMNRAHRIGQSKQLLVYRLVVRASVEERILQLAKKKLMLDQLFVNKSGSQKEFEDILRWGTEELFNDSAGANKKDTSESNGNLDVIMDLESKSRKKGGGLGDVYQDKCTDGNGKIVWDETAIMKLLDRTNIQSPSTDGADTELENDMLGSVKPVEWNEETAEEQVGAESPPLVADDTDEHSSERKDDDVVTFTEENDWDRLLRMRWKRYQSEEEATLGRGKRLRKAVSYREAYAPNTSGAVVEDGGEDEKEPELKKEYTPAGRALKDKFTKLRERQKNRLAKRNAVEDSIPNGNVDQVTEAANQDEESPVMMDVDDSQQCDAQKRKSRPLRLDGSSDPTPDLPSQHLNGAECPPSLPPNNLPVLGLCAPNFTQPEPSRRNYSRPSSRQNRTIPGPHFPFSLPQRSGSVEREVNNQEPSMGNLKPHNVKEEPSQQPLSNMDGWLPVRPFPPSGDFERPRSSGAALAEFQEKFPLLNLPFDDKLLPRFPFQQRNMGTSHQEIMANLSLRKRFEGSGHSMQDLFSMPPMPFLPNMKVPPVDPPVFSQQEELPPLGLDQFSSALSSIPENHRKVLENIMLRTGSGLGHLQKKKTRVDAWSEDELDSLWIGIRRHGYGNWETILRDPRLKFSKFKSPEYLAARWEEEQRKFLDSLSSLPSKSSRTDKSTKTPLFPGLPQGIMNRALHGTKYATPPRFQSHLTDIKLGFNDLASTLPLFESSNHLGLRSEPFPPLDLSGDPSAGPSNTPSDKPFPLNSLGMGNLGSLGLDSLSSLNTQRTDERRDAIKRGKLPLFLDMQLPPMLDSSNNVFLGRSANPSLLDPNRVMNLSNPMGKDVLGGTSSSENKLPHWLRDAVTVPAAKSPEPPTLPPTVSAIAQSVRVLYGKDSTTIPPFVIPEPPPPVPRDPRHSLRKKKKRKSRPSSQMTTGIASSSHNVAESSSQGNPPTPPLLPPSLSGEPSGSSQANLPHQNLNITEPSSSEPIRVQAPQEDYVVAAEPSEVPKPSLEEVTGTSRSVSPEHKISEPKSTNEDGDSDLETCEKNEADQLMIHSDDKHLDVKQENQQSENASNKQCEPTEAETPNTDTEQEDNEESIKMVIDISPGDD
- the LOC103839156 gene encoding protein CHROMATIN REMODELING 4 isoform X1; protein product: MTDSGSEMLDRDWVMKQKRRKLPSILDSLDQKEDSSAAAIDSPDKPTKHQLKAGPTPERTSKRKGQSLPENNSLAFGSPEHTSSDKLTNQQPSVDLTPEGNSSKRKGHDGNYFECVICDLGGDLLCCDSCPRTYHTDCLTPPLKRIPNGKWICPKCSPDSGALKPTTRLDAISKRARTKTSKRNSQDRPKSERASQIYCSSLVSGEPSSEKGKSISAGESKSIGKEVMDGCSAELGHVSADDQPDSPVIPTAYPPSSEDLPESKLSNTGKSHEAPVERVPHACSEMVVNDTIGEAETGKGKRKKRKREPNDGETVKECKADKKRTKKSLSKVGSPKTKTSESSKKKKKKKNRVTLKSLSKTQSKVEVPEKVKKLSKEERRAIRDADKSSSYLDVKNSIPPTNLQVDRVLGCRVQDPNKTSLYGALSDDLCSDNLQDNDQRDSTVKDTNADTVVTEDRTDSSSETGKSSRNSRLKDRDMDESAVGTECLVDEKEDMVSEDTFDATVSRHVDNEDKKASEAPVSVDAHHEMGGKIPVAGEEVEEPVAAKAADLIGETVSYEFLVKWVGKSNIHNSWISEADLKSLARRKLENYKSKYGTAVINICEDKWKQPQRIIALRVSKEGHQEAYVKWTGLAYDECTWESLEEPIIKESPHLMDLFQKYERKTLERDISKGISPRTRGEGQQSEVITLTEQPSELRGGALFPHQLEALNWLRRCWHKSKNVILADEMGLGKTVSASAFLSSLYFEFGVARPCLVLVPLSTMPNWLSEFSLWAPLLNVVEYHGGAKARAIIREFEWHAKSSTETTKKMKPYKFNVLLTTYEMVLADSSHLRGVPWEVLVVDEGHRLKNSESKLFSLLNTFSFQHRVLLTGTPLQNNIGEMYNLLNFLQPSSFPSLSSFEEKFHDLTSAEKVEELKKLVAPHMLRRLKKDAMQNIPPKTERMVPVELSSIQAEYYRAMLTKNYQILRNIGKGVAQQSMLNIVMQLRKVCNHPYLIPGTEPESGSLEFLHDMRIKASAKLTLLHSMLKVLHKEGHRVLIFSQMTKLLDILEDYLNVEFGPKTFERVDGSVAVADRQAAIARFNQDKNRFVFLLSTRACGLGINLATADTVIIYDSDFNPHADIQAMNRAHRIGQSKQLLVYRLVVRASVEERILQLAKKKLMLDQLFVNKSGSQKEFEDILRWGTEELFNDSAGANKKDTSESNGNLDVIMDLESKSRKKGGGLGDVYQDKCTDGNGKIVWDETAIMKLLDRTNIQSPSTDGADTELENDMLGSVKPVEWNEETAEEQVGAESPPLVADDTDEHSSERKDDDVVTFTEENDWDRLLRMRWKRYQSEEEATLGRGKRLRKAVSYREAYAPNTSGAVVEDGGEDEKEPELKKEYTPAGRALKDKFTKLRERQKNRLAKRNAVEDSIPNGNVDQVTEAANQDEESPVMMDVDDSQQCDAQKRKSRPLRLDGSSDPTPDLPSQHLNGAECPPSLPPNNLPVLGLCAPNFTQPEPSRRNYSRPSSRQNRTIPGPHFPFSLPQRSGSVEREVNNQEPSMGNLKPHNVKEEPSQQPLSNMDGWLPVRPFPPSGDFERPRSSGAALAEFQEKFPLLNLPFDDKLLPRFPFQQRNMGTSHQEIMANLSLRKRFEGSGHSMQDLFSMPPMPFLPNMKVPPVDPPVFSQQEELPPLGLDQFSSALSSIPENHRKVLENIMLRTGSGLGHLQKKKTRVDAWSEDELDSLWIGIRRHGYGNWETILRDPRLKFSKFKSPEYLAARWEEEQRKFLDSLSSLPSKSSRTDKSTKTPLFPGLPQGIMNRALHGTKYATPPRFQSHLTDIKLGFNDLASTLPLFESSNHLGLRSEPFPPLDLSGDPSAGPSNTPSDKPFPLNSLGMGNLGSLGLDSLSSLNTQRTDERRDAIKRGKLPLFLDMQLPPMLDSSNNVFLGRSANPSLLDPNRVMNLSNPMGKDVLGGTSSSENKLPHWLRDAVTVPAAKSPEPPTLPPTVSAIAQSVRVLYGKDSTTIPPFVIPEPPPPVPRDPRHSLRKKKKRKSRPSSQMTTGIASSSHNVAESSSQGNPPTPPLLPPSLSGEPSGSSQANLPHQNLNITEPSSSEPIRVQAPQEDYVVAAEPSEVPKPSLEEVTGTSRSVSPEHKISEPKSTNEDGDSDLETCEKNEADQLMIHSDDKHLDVKQENQQSENASNKQCEPTEAETPNTDTEQEDNEESIKMVIDISPGDD